The following are from one region of the Achromobacter xylosoxidans genome:
- a CDS encoding ImmA/IrrE family metallo-endopeptidase: protein MDAKVIRTEEQYLGYLREVQELMARQPAVGSADSDRLELLTVLIEAYEHSKFPIEAPDPVDAILFRMQEKGLKQADLVPYFGTRSRVSEVLGRKRPLTVQMIRALSIGLGISAETLVGLSVPEDHAASGKADVDWSKFPFKEMAHRGWLSELSGKAKTGVEEMVKGFIEDAGLQFGAAAFRRSIVGEAASPTTRYALYAWLARVIQQARAKKPRLGPFEPEKLNAGFLRELAQLSWSERGPLLAVEFLERHGIAVVIEPHLKGTQLDGAAVRDVDSTPIVGLTLRYDRLDNFWFTLVHEVAHVWKHINNDEAFLDDLDASSEDRREAEANRLAREAFIPRVKWRRSDAYLSPSRDTIEKLARELRIHPAIVAGRLRKETSNYTAFSDLVAQQQVSSFFPSSN, encoded by the coding sequence ATGGACGCTAAGGTCATCCGCACCGAAGAGCAGTATCTCGGCTACCTGCGGGAGGTTCAGGAACTTATGGCGCGCCAGCCCGCAGTGGGTTCCGCCGATAGCGACCGGCTTGAGCTTCTTACCGTCCTGATTGAGGCATACGAACACAGCAAATTCCCGATTGAGGCACCCGATCCCGTCGATGCCATCCTCTTCCGCATGCAGGAAAAAGGGCTTAAACAAGCCGATCTCGTCCCGTATTTTGGGACTCGCAGCCGTGTGTCCGAGGTACTGGGTCGAAAGCGCCCGCTTACCGTCCAGATGATCCGGGCGCTGTCTATCGGGCTCGGCATCTCGGCTGAGACGCTAGTTGGGCTATCCGTTCCGGAGGATCACGCCGCGTCGGGCAAAGCGGACGTGGATTGGTCGAAGTTTCCCTTCAAGGAAATGGCCCATCGTGGGTGGCTGTCGGAATTATCCGGGAAAGCAAAGACTGGTGTCGAGGAGATGGTGAAGGGGTTCATCGAGGACGCCGGGCTTCAGTTTGGAGCGGCTGCATTCCGCCGGAGCATAGTCGGAGAAGCCGCTTCTCCGACCACAAGATATGCGCTCTACGCCTGGCTAGCTCGCGTGATACAGCAGGCGCGCGCCAAGAAACCGAGACTGGGCCCCTTTGAGCCCGAAAAGCTGAATGCAGGCTTCCTGCGTGAGCTCGCCCAGCTGAGTTGGTCGGAGCGAGGCCCACTGTTGGCGGTCGAATTCTTGGAGCGGCACGGCATCGCCGTGGTGATCGAACCTCATCTCAAGGGGACTCAGCTGGACGGCGCTGCAGTGAGGGACGTCGACTCCACTCCCATCGTCGGGTTGACCTTGCGATATGACAGACTGGACAACTTCTGGTTCACGTTGGTCCATGAGGTTGCGCACGTCTGGAAACACATCAATAACGACGAGGCTTTCTTAGACGACTTGGATGCGTCGTCCGAAGATCGGCGAGAAGCGGAGGCGAACCGCTTAGCTCGCGAAGCATTCATTCCGAGGGTCAAGTGGCGACGCAGCGATGCGTATCTTTCCCCTAGTAGAGACACGATCGAGAAATTAGCTAGGGAGCTTCGGATACACCCGGCCATTGTCGCCGGTAGACTCCGAAAGGAGACAAGCAACTACACAGCGTTCTCTGATCTAGTCGCGCAGCAGCAAGTTAGTTCGTTCTTTCCGTCTTCGAATTAG
- a CDS encoding beta family protein — protein sequence MDEAYAAVIHPLFDVPVISENRQKAKKYQNSSTPKSDYLDEVAENIAKSWKGDVVLTDDFNWAPDTTVETGEHVMAHLYAGLKARGVKVAPVVGYDRWDDPLYQLAMRGLDLAGAPYVCFRLEASAVEDAAEPDIFHDRMQEMLEDMQLSPAECAVLLDLGDLTTKPLIDITSDATRVLKLLSAYGFRYIATAGSSMPKSIDLAVKKKDSTAKVIRREMLLWQALRTEFGGIPLVFGDYGVRGPGSNDGIRNPNANAKIRYTCDKAFLVSRGHSVAGGWALQMPAVAAEIVSSKEFLPSFSWGDQVIANCSNGLPVKNGHGKWIAYDTSHHLAFVVEEVREFERVLAPAPSATMA from the coding sequence ATGGACGAAGCGTACGCTGCGGTCATCCATCCGCTATTCGATGTTCCCGTCATTAGCGAGAACCGGCAGAAGGCGAAGAAGTACCAGAACAGTTCTACGCCAAAGTCGGACTATCTGGACGAAGTCGCTGAGAACATTGCCAAATCCTGGAAGGGTGATGTGGTGCTCACCGACGACTTCAACTGGGCGCCAGACACCACGGTTGAAACAGGCGAGCACGTCATGGCTCACCTCTATGCCGGCCTCAAGGCAAGGGGCGTTAAGGTGGCGCCGGTGGTGGGATACGACCGGTGGGACGATCCGCTTTACCAACTCGCGATGCGCGGCCTCGATCTGGCCGGCGCTCCCTACGTGTGTTTCCGGCTTGAAGCCAGTGCGGTGGAGGATGCGGCAGAACCGGATATCTTCCACGACCGCATGCAAGAGATGCTGGAGGATATGCAGCTGAGCCCAGCGGAGTGCGCTGTGCTGCTTGACCTTGGTGACTTGACGACTAAGCCGCTCATCGACATCACCAGCGATGCAACCCGCGTGCTGAAATTGCTCAGCGCTTATGGGTTTCGGTACATCGCCACTGCAGGATCGTCGATGCCCAAGTCTATTGACTTGGCAGTTAAAAAAAAGGACAGCACTGCGAAAGTAATCCGCAGGGAGATGCTGTTGTGGCAGGCGCTGCGCACAGAATTTGGTGGGATTCCGTTGGTGTTTGGTGATTACGGTGTGCGCGGCCCGGGCTCGAATGATGGTATTCGCAACCCTAACGCAAACGCGAAGATTCGGTACACCTGCGACAAAGCGTTCCTTGTCTCGCGTGGTCATTCGGTTGCGGGAGGTTGGGCATTGCAGATGCCGGCGGTCGCGGCTGAAATCGTCAGTTCGAAAGAATTTTTGCCGAGCTTCAGCTGGGGCGATCAGGTCATTGCCAACTGCAGCAACGGCCTACCCGTGAAGAACGGTCATGGAAAATGGATCGCGTACGACACCAGCCACCATCTGGCGTTTGTCGTTGAAGAGGTGCGAGAGTTTGAGCGCGTGCTGGCCCCTGCTCCTAGCGCCACGATGGCCTAA
- a CDS encoding tetratricopeptide repeat protein, whose translation MSWQRWANQLRQAPEQAVADLLRGAADVAPFERLEPYEFLLAVLPRTSRLASRALHGEPASPPPGFDQNADLPSLVDAGLSAWLLAKRQAAPPPARKLGAYTAQVCEAMQWPLYFTLPQTRAALRAERAHWLQWLGSLTLSAYRDPEYDYWQVLAAHQNDDGLQFFWQTFVLEAGCLRSRRFLNLGLLALARLPLLEEDGLRNLRLQAQSLINRYQRRKGLGTAALEELADSLSGVMARNLSMGTDNYRAFLTNLLSPLSDDKTASVLSLLGLAQATRPYGASTAHSVHKIEPPGKTEETDAAVQAVRGSGSLAQAWQPIHRLLIAHEEYLRKTGDAYYFVRNLDRCARALCENFALRDPEIQGRLFQWVHLALRLDAEDPRLWMLWELALRKAGQPQRAQWVLWEMTRRFPDHLPCRVELARLLAESQAPDEQPLVQRLLGQVLSIDPNHLHAHSTLAQLAIRREDWDRAMNHARQGLRIDPSNEPCAVLLAKAYSRRNGPSDLQTAIEDLQRFVTHYPGNTKAENNLRLLRRQHVQGQPLGHQDDDQMANVVTVAEPETDPAWRAFADSVHSWTASPNAAYSAAASADADRVLPLPRALRQAVTLSQWDADVLDRYDAATQQEFPLETRLWRYLQALQSGSSGEAEHARQAVKTWLEGEKRDPNRHNPSWVPYLEKQWEAMNASTSAGVTDGAEWLKDLLDRYQPLPAPLFS comes from the coding sequence ATGAGCTGGCAACGTTGGGCCAACCAACTGCGCCAGGCCCCCGAACAGGCCGTGGCGGACTTGCTCCGGGGCGCGGCGGACGTCGCACCTTTCGAGCGACTGGAACCGTATGAATTTCTACTCGCCGTGTTGCCGCGGACTAGCCGACTCGCATCGCGCGCCCTGCACGGCGAGCCGGCCTCACCTCCGCCAGGATTTGACCAAAACGCTGATCTGCCGTCCCTAGTGGATGCCGGTTTGTCGGCTTGGCTGCTCGCCAAGCGCCAAGCCGCCCCACCGCCCGCGAGAAAGCTCGGCGCCTACACCGCACAGGTGTGCGAAGCCATGCAGTGGCCGTTGTACTTCACCTTGCCGCAAACCCGCGCCGCCTTGCGGGCCGAGCGCGCGCACTGGCTTCAATGGCTCGGCTCGCTCACCCTCTCGGCTTACCGCGATCCGGAGTACGACTACTGGCAGGTGCTGGCCGCGCACCAAAACGACGATGGATTGCAGTTCTTCTGGCAGACCTTCGTGCTGGAAGCGGGATGCCTGCGCTCGCGGCGCTTCCTCAACCTGGGCCTGCTCGCTCTGGCCCGCCTACCCCTGTTGGAGGAGGACGGGCTACGTAATCTGCGCCTGCAAGCGCAGTCCCTCATCAACCGCTACCAACGCCGCAAGGGCTTGGGCACGGCAGCCCTGGAAGAACTGGCGGACAGCTTGTCCGGCGTGATGGCGCGCAATCTCAGCATGGGTACCGACAACTACCGGGCCTTCCTCACCAATTTGCTTTCACCGCTGAGTGACGACAAGACCGCGTCTGTGCTGAGCTTGCTTGGGCTGGCCCAGGCGACGCGGCCGTATGGCGCTTCAACAGCACATTCTGTTCATAAGATCGAGCCGCCGGGGAAAACCGAAGAGACCGACGCCGCAGTTCAGGCCGTGCGCGGGTCAGGCAGCCTGGCGCAGGCCTGGCAGCCTATCCATCGCCTGCTGATTGCCCACGAGGAGTATTTGCGTAAGACCGGCGACGCCTACTACTTCGTGCGCAATCTGGACCGATGCGCCCGCGCGCTGTGCGAGAACTTCGCCCTCCGTGATCCGGAAATCCAGGGCCGCCTGTTCCAGTGGGTACACCTAGCCCTGCGTCTGGACGCGGAGGATCCTAGGCTGTGGATGTTGTGGGAATTGGCCTTACGCAAAGCCGGCCAGCCGCAGCGCGCCCAGTGGGTGCTGTGGGAGATGACCCGGCGTTTCCCTGATCACCTACCTTGCCGTGTGGAACTGGCGCGTCTGTTGGCTGAGTCCCAGGCCCCTGACGAGCAGCCCCTGGTCCAGCGTCTGCTGGGGCAAGTGTTATCGATAGACCCCAACCATCTACACGCCCATTCCACCCTGGCGCAATTGGCTATCCGCCGCGAAGACTGGGATCGGGCTATGAACCATGCCCGGCAGGGTTTACGGATTGATCCCAGCAATGAGCCTTGCGCCGTCCTGCTGGCCAAAGCCTATTCCCGGCGCAACGGGCCGAGCGACTTGCAGACGGCCATCGAGGATTTGCAGCGCTTCGTGACCCACTATCCCGGAAACACAAAGGCCGAAAATAACTTGCGTTTGTTGCGGCGGCAGCACGTGCAGGGGCAACCGCTCGGCCATCAGGACGACGACCAAATGGCAAACGTTGTCACCGTCGCTGAGCCCGAAACCGATCCCGCCTGGCGCGCTTTTGCCGACTCGGTGCATTCCTGGACGGCGTCCCCCAACGCGGCTTATTCGGCCGCCGCTTCCGCCGATGCGGATCGGGTGTTGCCACTGCCGCGGGCCCTCCGGCAAGCAGTGACCCTGTCCCAGTGGGATGCCGACGTGCTCGACCGTTACGACGCTGCTACCCAGCAGGAATTTCCGCTGGAGACCCGGCTGTGGCGTTATTTGCAGGCCTTGCAGTCTGGCTCGTCAGGCGAGGCCGAGCACGCCAGGCAGGCCGTGAAGACTTGGCTGGAGGGCGAAAAACGCGACCCAAACCGACACAACCCGTCGTGGGTGCCATATTTGGAGAAGCAATGGGAGGCTATGAATGCGTCTACGTCGGCTGGGGTGACTGACGGCGCAGAATGGCTCAAAGACTTGCTGGATCGCTATCAGCCCCTGCCCGCACCTTTGTTCTCGTAA
- a CDS encoding AAA family ATPase: MPKFIAFTGTHSTGKSTFVDNLTDIAEKRGLRVGKVKDNASECAEAGFPILRDHTFSSTLWIMSTVIREEQYEGLSADLVIVDRPVSDAIGYLEAALAVTGRNVPPEDRDYLYALAKLHAPRYDLLFKTVLNESIPLGPDRDPDLAYRKDVDSHIGAALSKLGVQPLNPLSDDDMAQALALIDSIANEIK, from the coding sequence ATGCCGAAGTTCATCGCGTTTACCGGTACACACTCGACAGGAAAGTCGACCTTTGTCGACAACCTTACCGACATTGCAGAAAAGCGAGGACTTCGCGTTGGTAAGGTAAAGGACAATGCCTCCGAATGCGCTGAGGCTGGCTTTCCCATTCTCAGGGATCACACCTTCAGTAGCACTCTGTGGATTATGTCTACTGTGATCCGTGAGGAACAATATGAGGGTCTATCTGCTGATCTGGTGATCGTCGATCGTCCGGTCTCCGACGCCATCGGCTATCTTGAAGCGGCCCTTGCAGTGACAGGTCGGAACGTTCCTCCGGAGGATCGGGACTATCTGTATGCCTTGGCCAAGCTTCACGCCCCCCGATACGATCTGCTGTTCAAGACAGTCCTCAATGAGAGCATACCGCTTGGTCCGGATCGGGACCCAGACTTGGCTTATCGTAAGGATGTGGACTCCCACATAGGCGCTGCCCTTTCCAAGCTTGGGGTGCAGCCATTGAATCCTCTCAGTGACGATGACATGGCACAGGCGTTGGCGCTGATTGATTCAATCGCCAACGAGATCAAGTAG
- a CDS encoding 3'-5' exonuclease, with protein sequence MNNLNWSQCPYVVIDVEGNGQEPHDLIEIATIQIIDQQVQPVKSWGVRPPRPITDRVIDIHGITNEMAAAFQPWSANAGEILAEMEGRVVVGHNVGVDARVIVHTEPDWQPLALIDTRTLAKHVLPGRNEYSLRTLVADLLPDNANWTQHRAAGDALVTAHLFIRLASMLEEKVDLTFLTLAKIARASEDTYLKSQQGSLF encoded by the coding sequence ATGAATAATCTAAACTGGAGCCAATGCCCTTACGTAGTGATCGACGTTGAGGGCAACGGGCAAGAGCCGCATGATCTGATCGAAATTGCGACAATTCAAATCATTGATCAGCAGGTGCAACCAGTCAAGTCTTGGGGCGTTCGTCCTCCACGGCCGATTACTGATCGAGTCATCGATATCCACGGTATCACCAACGAGATGGCTGCTGCCTTCCAGCCCTGGAGTGCAAACGCGGGCGAGATCCTGGCGGAAATGGAAGGCCGCGTCGTTGTTGGTCATAACGTGGGTGTGGATGCCCGCGTCATTGTCCATACTGAGCCGGACTGGCAGCCATTGGCGCTCATCGACACCAGGACACTGGCCAAGCATGTCCTTCCAGGCAGGAATGAGTATTCACTACGGACACTGGTAGCTGATCTGCTCCCGGACAACGCAAACTGGACCCAGCATAGGGCTGCTGGCGATGCATTAGTTACAGCCCATCTGTTCATTCGGCTTGCCTCGATGCTTGAGGAAAAAGTCGACCTCACCTTCCTGACGCTCGCGAAGATTGCACGGGCTAGCGAAGACACCTATCTCAAATCCCAACAAGGAAGCCTGTTCTGA
- a CDS encoding radical SAM protein: MTKKVFLAHNACLNAGYDLNVLRAGIQIAGGTIVDRPEDADEIVFSGCSVREHWVDDAIGQVGEAISRAPNARVVVTGCIANTSSEKVRNSLGDDRLAILPISDVLKESTSLPFSEVDRRNSQGAGYNFESTSSEGLHNLRNRVGPAKSMVVAELEEEDRRHGTKLVRAYQQTTKGFVFYDEYDPCEMITVTRSCLYQCSFCNIPQGRGEYTSVPLIDVLAKAKAAVSRGITHLVLIGDEVGNYGVGSNGPRFADMVKSILDISPAVKLSIRYIEPKPFLKNFEDILAWGQAGRLQLLYISLQSGSSRVLKAMHRGYDIQKVAQALWQFRNSTPSVLYGNWLVGFPDESEDDFRQTVELARRLDFHINVAIPFSARPGTPAYSMEHQVNAAVMASRVERLTDLAAELKADMMRPLMESLAQTRRDELLSLIRRAERDQYSPPAPGKRRPIPIIVQTT; encoded by the coding sequence ATGACCAAGAAGGTGTTTCTCGCACACAACGCCTGCCTGAATGCAGGCTACGACCTGAATGTGCTCCGTGCAGGTATCCAAATTGCCGGCGGAACGATCGTGGACCGCCCCGAGGATGCCGATGAAATTGTATTCTCAGGATGTTCCGTACGCGAACATTGGGTCGATGACGCCATCGGTCAGGTTGGCGAGGCCATATCCCGGGCGCCTAACGCGCGGGTCGTCGTAACAGGCTGTATTGCGAATACCAGTTCGGAGAAGGTGCGCAATAGCTTGGGCGATGACCGGCTTGCAATCCTGCCTATATCTGATGTTCTGAAGGAAAGCACCAGTCTGCCCTTCTCAGAGGTTGACCGACGCAACTCACAGGGTGCGGGCTATAACTTCGAGTCGACCTCATCCGAAGGTCTTCATAATCTGCGCAACCGGGTTGGACCGGCTAAGTCAATGGTGGTGGCCGAGCTGGAAGAAGAAGATAGGCGGCACGGCACCAAGCTGGTTCGGGCTTACCAACAGACCACCAAAGGATTCGTGTTCTACGATGAGTACGACCCATGCGAGATGATTACTGTCACTCGTAGTTGCCTTTATCAATGCAGCTTCTGCAATATTCCCCAGGGACGTGGTGAGTACACGTCAGTGCCGCTCATCGACGTGCTGGCCAAAGCCAAGGCTGCGGTGAGCCGGGGAATCACCCACTTGGTCCTGATCGGGGATGAAGTTGGAAACTACGGTGTTGGGTCAAACGGCCCGCGCTTTGCGGACATGGTGAAGTCCATACTGGACATCTCACCGGCGGTGAAGCTTTCGATTCGGTACATCGAACCAAAGCCCTTTCTCAAAAACTTTGAGGACATCCTAGCCTGGGGCCAAGCTGGTCGCTTACAACTACTGTACATCTCCCTACAGAGCGGATCCTCGCGCGTCCTCAAGGCAATGCACCGGGGCTACGACATCCAAAAGGTTGCTCAGGCACTGTGGCAGTTCCGTAATAGCACCCCCTCTGTGCTCTATGGGAACTGGCTTGTAGGGTTCCCCGACGAATCCGAGGACGACTTTCGGCAAACCGTTGAGCTGGCTCGCAGACTGGATTTCCATATCAACGTCGCCATCCCATTCTCCGCAAGACCCGGGACACCTGCCTACTCTATGGAGCATCAAGTGAACGCTGCCGTGATGGCATCTCGGGTGGAACGCCTGACAGACCTTGCGGCAGAGCTGAAGGCTGACATGATGCGCCCGTTGATGGAAAGTCTGGCTCAAACTCGGCGAGACGAGCTTCTGAGCTTGATCCGTCGCGCTGAGCGCGACCAGTACTCCCCACCCGCGCCCGGGAAGCGACGCCCTATTCCTATTATCGTGCAGACCACATGA
- a CDS encoding dCMP deaminase family protein produces the protein MKLILDSKPMSKWDARFCELAEFISDWSKDPNAKVGAVIFSKRGGDVSVGYNGFPMGVEDSAERLQDQEMKLELVVHAEQNALIAAGSRASGATLYVWGKPVCARCAGSIIQAGIKRVVALNPDSVPVVSKWHKTGKISHQIFLEAGVEVDFYSVQES, from the coding sequence ATGAAACTGATACTTGACTCAAAACCCATGAGCAAATGGGACGCCAGATTTTGTGAATTGGCGGAATTTATTTCTGATTGGTCTAAGGATCCAAACGCAAAAGTGGGGGCTGTAATTTTCTCCAAAAGAGGGGGCGATGTTTCTGTTGGATATAACGGCTTTCCAATGGGTGTCGAAGACTCAGCAGAACGGCTGCAAGATCAAGAAATGAAGCTTGAGTTGGTAGTTCATGCAGAGCAGAACGCTCTAATCGCAGCAGGATCTCGTGCATCCGGCGCAACTCTGTATGTCTGGGGAAAACCGGTATGCGCGCGCTGTGCAGGCTCCATAATACAGGCTGGTATCAAACGAGTAGTTGCACTCAATCCAGACTCAGTGCCTGTTGTTTCAAAATGGCACAAAACAGGGAAAATATCACATCAAATATTTCTAGAAGCCGGCGTTGAAGTGGACTTCTATTCTGTTCAAGAGAGCTAA
- a CDS encoding helix-turn-helix transcriptional regulator: MNHRTLVSVPRAMELSGHRSRSSFYRRIQTDQLFPRPVKLGRSTRFVLEEIVAWVESKIAERDSPPAQQRQ, from the coding sequence ATGAACCACAGAACGCTTGTAAGCGTGCCGCGAGCTATGGAGCTTAGCGGTCATCGCAGCCGATCCTCTTTCTATCGTCGTATCCAAACGGATCAACTGTTCCCTCGACCGGTCAAGCTTGGTCGATCCACACGCTTCGTGTTGGAAGAAATCGTAGCTTGGGTTGAATCGAAGATAGCTGAGCGCGACAGTCCGCCCGCTCAGCAGCGGCAATAA
- a CDS encoding tyrosine-type recombinase/integrase, whose protein sequence is MPSLAKGLTDIAVRNAKRKDKRYTLADGLGLHLEVWPSGRKSWFARYRLPEGKQRTVVLGSYPGLSLAEARQKAEEVQLAGRIGEPIIGARVEAKIRLNAHAAEQDLALQAAAAAKRYSFTHLSEAWLASRKPGWALESYRKARYVIQKLLQPAIGERDMRMLRSPDVTDTLRGIAATTPSLAKKAIQYLNGVVDYCIHEGIREDDQVLRLKGVLPRHRGGHVPAVTREQDVGQLMRTIRAYEGVIVRSALLLAAWTALRPGVVASAKWSEIDLERGEWHISGMNADGSRRMKTGHDHLVSLPAQTIEMLREMQQFSGGADHVFPAVGKLKNPHLHRDALSRALRLMGFAGEHSPHGFRAMLRTIARERLKIDFDVLEAQLAHAKRDQIQAAYDRTGFVDERREAMQRWADYLDEQAAQATGT, encoded by the coding sequence ATGCCTAGTTTGGCTAAAGGACTGACCGACATTGCGGTCAGAAATGCAAAACGCAAAGATAAGCGCTACACACTGGCTGATGGCTTGGGGCTGCATTTGGAGGTGTGGCCGTCAGGCCGGAAATCCTGGTTCGCGCGTTACCGATTGCCGGAAGGCAAGCAACGTACCGTAGTGCTGGGTTCTTATCCAGGCCTAAGCCTTGCTGAAGCGCGCCAGAAGGCTGAAGAAGTACAGTTGGCTGGCAGGATCGGCGAACCCATCATCGGCGCGCGGGTGGAGGCGAAAATCCGGCTGAACGCTCATGCCGCCGAGCAAGACCTTGCCCTGCAAGCAGCAGCGGCAGCAAAGCGCTATTCATTCACACATTTATCAGAAGCTTGGCTGGCGTCCCGCAAGCCAGGCTGGGCCCTGGAGAGCTACCGGAAGGCTCGATACGTAATTCAGAAGTTACTTCAGCCGGCCATCGGCGAGCGAGACATGCGAATGTTGCGCAGCCCTGATGTGACCGACACGCTGCGGGGGATCGCGGCAACTACTCCGAGCTTGGCCAAGAAGGCCATCCAATACCTAAATGGCGTTGTGGACTATTGCATCCACGAGGGTATACGTGAGGACGATCAAGTGCTCAGGTTGAAAGGAGTTCTTCCCAGGCATCGGGGTGGGCATGTGCCCGCTGTGACCCGGGAACAGGACGTTGGTCAATTGATGAGGACGATTCGAGCCTACGAAGGCGTTATCGTCCGGTCAGCTCTTCTACTTGCTGCTTGGACCGCCTTACGACCCGGCGTTGTTGCGAGCGCCAAGTGGTCCGAAATAGATCTGGAAAGAGGGGAGTGGCACATCTCTGGCATGAACGCCGACGGATCGCGGCGCATGAAGACGGGGCATGACCACCTTGTAAGTTTGCCGGCCCAAACCATTGAGATGCTGCGTGAAATGCAGCAGTTCTCTGGTGGTGCTGACCACGTCTTTCCTGCTGTCGGAAAGTTAAAAAATCCGCACTTGCACCGAGATGCACTTTCTCGGGCTTTACGCTTGATGGGCTTTGCGGGCGAACATAGTCCGCACGGCTTTCGCGCCATGCTGCGGACCATAGCGCGCGAACGACTCAAGATTGACTTTGATGTATTGGAAGCGCAGCTTGCGCACGCCAAGCGGGATCAAATTCAGGCTGCTTACGACCGAACTGGGTTTGTCGACGAACGGCGCGAGGCCATGCAAAGGTGGGCCGACTACTTGGATGAGCAGGCTGCGCAAGCAACGGGGACCTGA
- a CDS encoding Bug family tripartite tricarboxylate transporter substrate binding protein, with the protein MKKIYTKLAGVAAVLACLASGPAQAQAGAYPTKPVRLVVGYAPGGTTDISARMIADVLGKEFGQTFVVENKPGANSNIGAESVARSAPDGYTLFVGSISTAINQSLYSKMSYDALKDLDAVALLNVVPNILAVNASVPVKSVQEYIAYAKKNPGKLTCASPGNGSSAHLGCELFKMKTGIDILHVPYRGSGPAVADLLGGQVDSIFDNLPPLLPHVRAGKLTGLAVTTGSRVPFAPEIPTIAESGVEGFDVAAWFGVYAPAGTPPEIVQKVNAAINKALTSDAALAASYQTNGFLMPPPPNTPQAFKAFMESETRKWGEVVKATNLQIN; encoded by the coding sequence ATGAAGAAGATCTATACCAAACTGGCCGGCGTGGCGGCAGTGCTGGCGTGCCTCGCCAGCGGACCGGCGCAGGCCCAGGCCGGCGCCTATCCGACCAAGCCGGTGCGGCTGGTCGTGGGTTACGCCCCGGGCGGCACCACCGACATCAGCGCGCGCATGATCGCCGACGTGCTGGGCAAGGAGTTCGGCCAGACCTTCGTGGTCGAGAACAAGCCCGGCGCCAACAGCAACATCGGCGCCGAATCCGTCGCCCGTTCGGCGCCCGACGGCTACACCCTGTTCGTCGGATCGATTTCCACCGCGATCAACCAGTCGCTCTATTCCAAGATGTCCTATGACGCGCTCAAGGACCTGGACGCCGTCGCCCTGCTGAACGTGGTGCCCAACATCCTGGCCGTCAACGCCAGCGTGCCGGTCAAGTCGGTGCAGGAATACATCGCCTACGCCAAGAAGAACCCCGGCAAGCTCACCTGCGCCTCGCCCGGCAACGGCTCGTCCGCGCACCTGGGCTGCGAACTCTTCAAGATGAAGACCGGCATCGACATCCTGCACGTTCCGTACCGCGGCAGCGGCCCGGCCGTGGCCGACCTGCTGGGCGGACAAGTGGACTCGATCTTCGACAACCTGCCGCCGCTGCTGCCGCACGTGCGCGCGGGCAAGCTGACGGGTCTTGCCGTCACGACCGGCAGCCGCGTGCCGTTCGCCCCGGAAATCCCCACCATCGCCGAATCCGGCGTGGAAGGCTTTGACGTGGCAGCCTGGTTCGGCGTGTACGCGCCGGCCGGCACCCCGCCCGAAATCGTCCAGAAGGTCAACGCCGCCATCAACAAGGCCCTGACCTCCGACGCCGCGCTGGCCGCCAGCTACCAGACCAACGGCTTCCTCATGCCCCCGCCGCCCAACACGCCGCAAGCGTTCAAGGCCTTCATGGAAAGCGAAACCCGCAAGTGGGGCGAGGTCGTCAAGGCGACCAACCTGCAGATCAACTGA